Proteins from a genomic interval of Spiroplasma endosymbiont of Lonchoptera lutea:
- a CDS encoding PTS glucose transporter subunit IIA: MFSFGNFFKKKQIEILSPVDGEVINITDVDDEVFNEKMLGDGVALIPAANEFYAPFAGTITSIFPTNHAYGIQHRTKVECLLHIGLDTVNLKGRGFEPKVKQGQKVKANELLAVVNWSEIAGEIKSNQSPLIFLPDSLKGKKITNIKLGAVKAGEVIAIIQ, translated from the coding sequence ATGTTTAGTTTTGGTAATTTTTTTAAAAAAAAGCAAATTGAAATTTTATCACCAGTAGATGGTGAAGTAATTAATATTACTGATGTTGATGATGAGGTGTTTAATGAAAAGATGTTAGGTGATGGTGTCGCATTAATTCCTGCTGCTAATGAGTTTTATGCACCGTTTGCAGGTACGATAACTTCAATATTTCCTACGAATCATGCTTATGGAATTCAACATCGAACAAAAGTAGAATGTTTACTACACATTGGTTTAGATACGGTTAATTTAAAAGGTAGGGGGTTTGAACCAAAAGTTAAACAAGGTCAAAAAGTAAAGGCTAATGAATTATTAGCAGTTGTTAATTGAAGTGAAATTGCTGGTGAGATTAAATCAAATCAATCGCCGTTAATTTTTTTACCTGATAGTTTAAAAGGTAAAAAAATTACTAATATTAAATTAGGTGCTGTTAAAGCTGGTGAAGTTATTGCAATAATTCAATAA
- the ligA gene encoding NAD-dependent DNA ligase LigA, whose protein sequence is MVKYYGVARMNEKLAKKEILRLRKLIEQWNNEYYLENKPSVSDEYYDAKMRSLQQLENDFPQFLSKNSPTQSVSGKVAYGFNKVQHNYPMLSLNNAFTEEDLISFDNQIKSLTGQESIEYLCELKIDGLSVSLQYDNGFLISAATRGDGITGENVTDNVKTIANIPQKIKLVNKLLVRGEVFLAKSDFNDLNELRYKEKMPVFANPRNAAAGSLRQLDANITASRNLKVFLYYYVNGQENGMKTQEEVLVTLKKLGFPINNEYRLCNSINEVWEYIKEYDLKRKQLDYDTDGIVIKINDLSLYNIIGQTSKSPKWAIAYKYAGIVVTTKLLDIFASIGRTGKVTYNAKLEPVNLQGTVVKAATLHNADYIINRDIRIGDVVLIKKAGDIIPEVINPVLKLRKEGNEPWKLIEYCPNCNSKLENAVLEVDQYCININCSQRIVRSLIHYCSRRAMDISGVSEKIIIRLYQLGWLKKVSDLYLLENRKQDIIALDNFGEKSFNNMIKAINRSKMKSLQHLLFGLGIRHIGEKTALQLAKHYEDIDNLLKAKSEQLEMIYDIGAVIIESLIDWFSHQENLQLINDLKIYGVNMKYFPIANDNENNPFFHKTVVITGTFAKPRSYYVEELQGLNANITNTVSKNTDYLLVGSNAGSKLESAKKFNVKILTIAEYEQLKEGV, encoded by the coding sequence ATGGTAAAATATTATGGGGTGGCTCGAATGAATGAAAAATTAGCAAAAAAGGAAATTTTGCGGTTAAGAAAATTAATTGAGCAGTGAAATAATGAGTATTATTTAGAAAATAAACCATCAGTTAGTGATGAATACTATGATGCGAAGATGAGGAGTTTACAACAATTAGAAAATGATTTTCCGCAGTTTTTAAGCAAAAATTCACCAACACAATCTGTTAGTGGCAAAGTAGCTTATGGTTTTAATAAAGTTCAGCATAATTATCCAATGTTAAGTTTAAATAATGCTTTTACCGAAGAAGATTTAATTAGTTTTGATAATCAGATAAAATCTTTAACTGGTCAAGAAAGTATTGAATATCTTTGTGAATTAAAAATTGATGGTTTGTCGGTTTCGTTGCAGTATGATAATGGTTTTTTAATATCAGCAGCCACTAGAGGTGATGGTATTACTGGTGAAAATGTTACTGATAATGTTAAAACAATTGCTAATATCCCACAAAAAATTAAATTAGTAAATAAGTTGTTAGTGCGGGGTGAAGTATTTTTAGCTAAAAGTGATTTTAATGATTTAAATGAATTGCGTTATAAAGAAAAAATGCCAGTATTTGCTAATCCGCGTAATGCTGCTGCAGGTAGTTTACGCCAATTAGATGCAAACATTACGGCAAGTCGTAATTTAAAAGTTTTTTTATATTATTATGTTAATGGTCAAGAAAATGGGATGAAAACCCAAGAGGAAGTTTTAGTGACATTAAAAAAATTAGGTTTTCCAATTAATAATGAATATCGTTTATGCAATAGTATTAATGAAGTATGAGAATATATAAAAGAATATGACCTTAAAAGAAAACAATTAGATTATGATACTGATGGTATTGTAATTAAAATTAATGATTTATCATTATATAATATTATTGGACAAACAAGTAAAAGTCCTAAATGAGCAATAGCATACAAATATGCTGGTATTGTGGTAACGACTAAATTACTAGATATCTTTGCATCAATTGGAAGAACGGGTAAAGTAACATATAATGCTAAACTTGAACCAGTAAATTTACAAGGAACAGTTGTTAAGGCAGCGACATTGCATAATGCTGATTATATTATTAATCGTGATATTCGGATTGGTGATGTTGTATTAATTAAAAAAGCTGGTGATATTATTCCTGAAGTTATTAATCCCGTTTTAAAGTTAAGAAAAGAAGGAAATGAACCTTGAAAATTAATTGAATATTGTCCAAATTGTAATAGTAAATTAGAAAATGCTGTTTTAGAAGTTGATCAGTATTGTATTAATATTAATTGTTCGCAAAGAATTGTTCGGTCATTAATACATTATTGTTCAAGAAGAGCAATGGATATTAGTGGTGTTAGTGAGAAAATAATTATTCGGTTGTATCAATTAGGTTGATTAAAAAAAGTTAGTGATTTATATTTATTGGAAAATCGAAAACAAGATATTATTGCTTTAGATAATTTTGGTGAAAAATCATTTAATAATATGATTAAGGCAATTAATCGTTCAAAAATGAAGTCGTTGCAACATTTGTTATTTGGTTTAGGGATTCGTCATATTGGTGAGAAAACTGCTTTACAGTTAGCAAAACATTATGAAGATATTGATAATTTACTTAAAGCTAAAAGTGAGCAGTTAGAAATGATTTATGATATTGGTGCGGTCATTATTGAAAGTTTGATTGATTGATTTTCACATCAAGAAAATTTACAATTAATTAATGATTTAAAAATTTATGGTGTTAATATGAAATATTTTCCCATAGCAAATGATAATGAAAATAATCCCTTTTTTCATAAAACGGTTGTGATTACGGGCACATTCGCAAAACCAAGAAGTTATTATGTTGAAGAATTACAAGGATTAAATGCTAATATTACTAATACAGTTAGTAAAAATACTGACTATTTATTAGTTGGTAGTAATGCTGGCAGTAAATTAGAAAGTGCTAAAAAATTTAATGTTAAAATTTTAACAATAGCAGAGTATGAGCAATTAAAAGAAGGAGTGTAA
- a CDS encoding superoxide dismutase has product MFQRKELNYSLDALEPIISKETMDYHYNKHHKAYEDGLNNTLAKLENNNQPTDLNQLMRDYLTLPNECHVGIRQFGGGLINHNFFFSILAKDKPISNGKLKTLIEETYGSMEKWQEKMRDAALQVFGSGWTWLLIDRNDKLKIFNTFNQDNPWFLKSYPLIGIDVWEHAYYIDYRNDRKTYVTKFFDIINWEEVEKLYDTYLKNNSK; this is encoded by the coding sequence ATGTTTCAAAGAAAAGAACTAAATTATTCGTTAGATGCTCTAGAACCAATTATATCTAAAGAAACCATGGATTATCATTACAACAAACATCACAAAGCATATGAAGATGGTTTAAATAATACTCTTGCAAAATTAGAAAATAACAATCAACCTACCGATCTAAATCAATTAATGCGCGACTATTTAACCTTACCAAATGAATGCCATGTTGGTATTCGCCAATTTGGTGGCGGATTAATTAACCACAATTTCTTTTTTAGTATCCTAGCCAAAGACAAACCAATTAGTAATGGTAAATTAAAAACTCTTATTGAAGAAACCTACGGGTCAATGGAAAAATGACAAGAAAAAATGCGTGACGCCGCCTTACAAGTCTTTGGTAGTGGTTGAACATGATTATTAATTGATCGTAATGACAAATTAAAAATTTTTAACACCTTTAACCAAGATAATCCTTGATTTTTAAAATCCTATCCTTTAATCGGTATTGATGTTTGAGAACATGCCTATTATATTGACTATCGTAACGACCGTAAAACTTATGTAACTAAATTTTTTGACATTATTAACTGAGAAGAAGTTGAAAAACTATATGACACTTATTTAAAAAATAATTCTAAATAA
- a CDS encoding TrkA family potassium uptake protein: MSGIGLGNFGTAVAETLASMNHNVIVIDQDNSKIRKITGNFANINGYELDATDLEALESIGIKNINDIIIAIGSNIQSSVLVAVNLKELETSNIIAKAINNPHEKILRAIGINQIVKPDISSGRQTALKALWGLEVDIKDVDGEFSISLVEATNKIILGKPLEEIKLINNKRVNIIHIKHNKKIILPDADTILSYGDEVLFIAKNKYIQEIHEYITGAKETEDI, encoded by the coding sequence ATTTCAGGAATTGGTTTAGGTAATTTCGGCACAGCAGTTGCAGAAACATTAGCATCAATGAACCACAATGTCATTGTTATTGATCAAGATAATAGTAAAATCAGAAAAATTACGGGAAATTTTGCTAACATTAACGGCTACGAATTAGATGCCACTGACTTAGAAGCATTAGAAAGTATTGGAATTAAAAATATTAATGACATTATTATTGCTATCGGTAGCAATATTCAATCATCAGTTCTAGTAGCTGTTAACCTAAAAGAATTAGAAACCAGCAATATCATTGCTAAAGCTATTAATAATCCTCATGAAAAGATTTTACGAGCAATTGGGATTAATCAAATTGTCAAACCCGATATTTCCTCAGGAAGACAAACTGCCCTAAAAGCCCTATGAGGTCTAGAAGTTGACATTAAAGATGTTGATGGTGAATTTAGCATTAGTTTAGTTGAAGCCACAAATAAAATTATCTTAGGAAAACCCCTTGAAGAAATCAAACTAATTAACAACAAAAGAGTTAACATTATTCACATTAAACACAACAAAAAAATTATCTTGCCCGATGCCGATACCATTCTTAGCTACGGCGACGAAGTTCTATTCATTGCTAAAAACAAATACATCCAAGAAATTCACGAATACATTACGGGAGCAAAAGAAACCGAAGATATTTAA
- the gatB gene encoding Asp-tRNA(Asn)/Glu-tRNA(Gln) amidotransferase subunit GatB: MMKLQPVIGIEIHIELKTKTKMFSNSPVTFASIPNSQVNEIDLGYPGSLPSINKQAVVLAIRACQALNMKINPVLSFDRKNYFYPDLPKGYQITQQNNPIGSNGKLTIATNNMQQDILVTRLHLEEDIAKQIHLDNITLLDYNRAGIGLIEIVSEPVIYDVETAINYIETLRKTLLHLGVSNAKMSEGSFRCDINISLRPIESKDFFKRVEVKNLNSLNNVKRAIEFEIKRQTNLINQGTPLKSNETRRFDEKTKTTILMRSKESTVDYKYFPEPNIVPISLEQHWIEEIINTSPESYPQKQIRYVETYGLHINEVNVLLQDIELTNFFEKTIEHIKYYRLVLNMLIGDISAYLKQKDASLLDTQLTPINLAQIVDILQRKEISQRQAKTLLLHLLENNASVEQSIKQLNLQQINDEKIIRSLIKPFILENLQILKDYPSRPERVLKFYMGHLMKVTKGQVNPEIGQKIIEEIISENISK, translated from the coding sequence ATAATGAAATTACAACCTGTTATTGGAATTGAAATTCATATTGAGTTAAAAACAAAAACAAAGATGTTTTCTAATAGTCCGGTGACATTTGCTAGTATTCCTAATAGTCAAGTAAATGAAATTGATTTGGGTTATCCGGGAAGTTTACCTTCTATTAATAAACAAGCAGTAGTATTAGCTATTAGAGCGTGTCAAGCGTTAAATATGAAGATTAATCCAGTATTATCATTTGATCGTAAGAATTATTTTTATCCGGATTTGCCTAAAGGATATCAAATAACCCAACAAAATAATCCGATTGGTAGTAATGGTAAATTAACGATTGCTACTAACAATATGCAACAAGATATTTTGGTTACGCGGTTGCATTTAGAAGAAGATATCGCTAAACAAATTCATTTAGATAATATTACTTTGTTAGATTATAATCGGGCGGGAATTGGTTTAATTGAGATTGTTAGTGAACCTGTTATTTATGATGTTGAGACGGCAATTAATTATATTGAAACATTGCGTAAGACATTATTACATTTAGGGGTTAGTAATGCTAAAATGAGTGAAGGTTCATTTCGTTGTGATATTAATATTTCTTTACGACCGATAGAAAGTAAGGATTTTTTTAAACGCGTGGAAGTTAAAAATTTAAATTCTTTAAATAATGTTAAAAGAGCGATTGAATTTGAAATTAAACGACAAACTAATTTAATTAATCAAGGAACACCTTTAAAGAGTAATGAAACACGCAGATTTGATGAAAAAACAAAAACAACAATTTTAATGCGTTCTAAAGAATCAACGGTTGATTATAAGTATTTTCCCGAACCAAATATAGTTCCGATTAGTTTAGAACAGCATTGAATTGAAGAGATTATTAATACTAGTCCAGAATCGTATCCCCAAAAACAAATTCGTTATGTAGAAACATATGGTTTGCATATTAATGAAGTTAATGTTTTGTTACAAGATATTGAATTAACTAATTTTTTTGAAAAGACAATTGAACATATTAAATATTATCGTTTGGTGTTAAATATGCTTATTGGTGATATTAGTGCTTATTTGAAACAAAAAGATGCTTCTTTATTAGATACTCAGTTAACACCGATTAATTTGGCCCAGATAGTTGATATTTTACAACGAAAGGAAATATCGCAAAGACAAGCCAAGACATTATTATTACATTTGCTAGAAAATAATGCGAGTGTTGAGCAGAGTATTAAGCAACTTAACTTACAACAAATAAATGATGAAAAGATAATTAGGAGTTTAATTAAACCGTTTATTTTGGAAAACTTACAAATATTGAAAGATTATCCTTCTCGTCCTGAGAGAGTGTTAAAGTTTTATATGGGACACTTAATGAAAGTTACTAAGGGACAAGTTAATCCTGAAATAGGACAAAAGATTATTGAAGAAATAATTTCTGAAAATATTAGTAAATAA
- a CDS encoding type II CAAX prenyl endopeptidase Rce1 family protein, translating to MSSESFSHSQQLKSCKWYRPQYQIPKTFVDDLQVYNYKLFSKVSTCLFLITVFALPIIFDLLRIYVLNNNNYIFLFLILNLVSYGFSFGWLMAEDAKKFINSGAWAIYLFVASQTVSKILFAIFIKTSPLFYEQVGNKIELTNAGYALSSFIQSITGLVTIFIILFFSKQLASKIGNTLLYNVLLVAIVIIISLLIIFQVTTVFKFINDAIGTKKSANQTEIEKSLSIISGKIGLFIMVVITAPLLEELATRHSIFMLSRYRWLGFFISSFYFAWMHVRLAGDIQNIFSYLGFSLLLSLLFIFSRENVTYSFVIHLINNLISYTVLVAT from the coding sequence ATGAGTTCTGAAAGTTTTTCGCATTCCCAACAATTAAAGTCGTGCAAATGATATCGTCCACAGTATCAAATTCCAAAAACTTTTGTTGATGATTTACAGGTTTATAATTATAAACTGTTTTCTAAAGTTAGTACTTGTTTATTTCTCATAACAGTTTTTGCTCTTCCAATAATTTTTGATTTACTTCGGATTTATGTTTTAAATAATAATAACTATATTTTTTTATTTTTAATTCTTAATTTAGTTTCGTATGGTTTTAGTTTTGGATGATTAATGGCTGAAGATGCAAAAAAATTTATTAATAGTGGTGCTTGAGCAATTTATTTATTTGTAGCTTCCCAAACAGTTAGTAAGATTTTATTTGCTATTTTTATTAAAACATCGCCATTATTTTATGAGCAAGTTGGTAATAAAATTGAACTTACGAATGCTGGTTATGCTCTTAGTTCTTTTATACAAAGCATTACTGGATTAGTAACAATTTTTATAATTTTGTTTTTTAGTAAGCAGTTAGCAAGTAAGATTGGTAATACATTACTTTATAATGTGCTATTAGTTGCTATTGTGATTATTATTTCTTTGTTAATTATTTTTCAAGTTACTACTGTTTTTAAGTTTATTAATGATGCTATTGGTACTAAGAAATCTGCTAATCAAACTGAAATTGAAAAATCTTTAAGTATTATTAGTGGCAAGATTGGTTTATTTATTATGGTTGTTATTACAGCACCATTATTGGAAGAATTAGCAACTAGGCATAGTATTTTTATGCTATCAAGATATCGTTGATTGGGATTTTTTATTTCTTCTTTTTACTTTGCTTGAATGCATGTCCGCTTGGCTGGCGATATTCAAAATATTTTTAGTTATTTAGGTTTTTCTTTGTTGTTGTCATTACTATTTATTTTTAGTCGTGAGAATGTAACATATTCATTTGTAATTCATTTAATAAATAACTTGATTAGTTATACAGTTTTGGTTGCGACTTAG
- a CDS encoding IS30 family transposase encodes MYKYLTIESIIAIKEYKSYGFSIRKIAKAIDYSKSTVHRVCKLLNQNLLPLEILNQVQKNKQNAGRKLIILTLTEINTINHLLITKNYALDIIADFLKKNKIKNISTKTLYNMFKTNRMGFDEKNLLRKGKNKPHKQKETRGRINNCKSIHERNLIIPNIKNIQEFGHLEGDTIVGKDHKSSIITLADIWSKTTIPLKTKNHKAESITQSIIKFISKLIPGTIKTITFDRGKEFSKWKLIEKNCNVKIYFADAGKPCQRGLNENNNGILRRYLPKSTDLSSYKQKDLNSIAFQINSTPRKSLSYKRPIDLIQLF; translated from the coding sequence ATGTATAAGTATTTGACTATTGAATCAATAATAGCAATAAAAGAATATAAAAGTTATGGATTTTCTATTCGTAAAATAGCAAAAGCAATTGATTATAGTAAATCAACTGTACACAGAGTTTGTAAATTATTAAATCAAAACTTATTACCATTAGAAATATTGAATCAAGTTCAAAAAAATAAACAAAATGCAGGTAGAAAATTAATAATTTTAACTTTAACAGAAATTAATACTATCAATCATTTGTTAATTACTAAAAATTATGCTCTTGATATAATTGCTGATTTTTTAAAGAAAAATAAAATAAAAAATATTTCAACAAAAACTTTATATAACATGTTTAAAACAAATCGAATGGGTTTTGATGAAAAAAATTTATTGAGAAAAGGCAAAAATAAACCTCATAAACAAAAAGAAACTAGGGGCAGAATTAATAATTGTAAATCTATTCATGAAAGAAATTTAATCATTCCAAATATTAAAAATATACAAGAATTTGGCCATTTAGAGGGAGATACTATCGTTGGTAAAGATCATAAAAGTTCTATTATTACTTTAGCTGATATATGATCAAAAACCACAATTCCTTTGAAAACTAAAAATCATAAAGCAGAAAGTATTACACAAAGTATAATAAAATTTATTTCAAAATTAATACCAGGAACAATTAAAACTATTACTTTTGATCGTGGTAAAGAATTTAGTAAATGAAAATTAATTGAAAAAAATTGTAATGTTAAAATTTATTTTGCAGATGCCGGCAAACCTTGTCAAAGAGGTTTAAATGAGAACAATAATGGTATTTTAAGAAGATATTTACCAAAATCTACTGATTTATCTTCATATAAACAAAAAGACTTAAATTCTATAGCATTTCAAATTAATTCTACACCCAGAAAATCATTATCTTATAAAAGACCAATAGATTTAATACAATTATTTTAA
- a CDS encoding amidase family protein produces MMKMTIELLHQQLLQKKTSPIKIVRDAIAKAKKYEYYNGVVKLLEEEAMVIAKHLESMPIPEDNYLFAIPYAVKDNLATKNIVTSGGTKILENFVPTFDSKVVKDINDYQAVNIAKATLDELGMGGTGLDSFTGFVYNPWNKNHITGGSSSGSAALVALGVVPFALASDTGDSIRKPASYTGIVGIKPTYGLISRYGLFPYAPSLDTVGVLANTVRDCAIVMDATVKFDANDLTSQQAKEKDYLQNLSLDIKKYRLATIKSVNDGLRPLTGVLWSSVISKLKEQGLLIEDIDFPLDLLKALLPVYMVISFAEATSSQSNLTAINFGKRISKDDDSYQNIMIKSRSVLGKTVKRRYVIGAYALAQANQQELFLQAKKVRRKIVDHFEKIFTDYDGLLLPAAGGDAPTIEKTINHKLELSDVNNLTNDALLLANFSGAPSITIPIGLVNELPFGMTINCLPFADQKALNIAYGIEKIINFENSCHHRKEK; encoded by the coding sequence ATGATGAAAATGACAATTGAATTATTGCATCAACAATTATTACAGAAGAAAACATCACCAATTAAAATTGTTCGTGATGCGATTGCTAAGGCAAAAAAATATGAATATTATAATGGTGTTGTTAAATTATTAGAAGAAGAAGCGATGGTCATTGCTAAGCATTTGGAATCAATGCCAATTCCTGAAGATAATTATTTATTTGCTATACCTTATGCGGTTAAAGATAATTTAGCAACTAAGAACATTGTAACTAGTGGGGGAACAAAAATTTTGGAAAATTTTGTGCCGACATTTGATAGTAAAGTAGTTAAAGATATTAATGATTATCAAGCTGTTAATATTGCTAAAGCAACACTTGATGAATTAGGAATGGGTGGTACTGGTTTGGATAGTTTTACGGGTTTTGTTTATAATCCGTGAAATAAAAATCATATTACAGGGGGGAGTTCATCAGGAAGTGCGGCGTTGGTTGCTTTGGGTGTTGTTCCGTTTGCCTTGGCAAGTGATACGGGTGATTCAATTAGAAAACCAGCATCGTATACAGGGATTGTTGGTATTAAACCAACTTATGGGCTTATTTCTCGCTATGGGTTATTTCCCTATGCACCGTCTTTAGATACTGTTGGTGTACTTGCTAATACTGTTCGTGATTGTGCAATTGTTATGGATGCGACAGTTAAGTTTGATGCGAATGATTTGACTAGTCAGCAAGCAAAGGAAAAAGATTATTTGCAAAATCTTAGTCTTGATATTAAAAAATATCGTTTGGCGACTATTAAATCGGTTAATGATGGTTTGCGACCGTTAACGGGAGTTTTGTGGTCTTCGGTAATTAGTAAATTAAAAGAGCAAGGTTTACTTATTGAAGATATTGATTTTCCCCTTGATTTATTAAAGGCATTATTACCAGTTTATATGGTTATTTCGTTTGCGGAAGCTACTAGTTCGCAAAGTAATTTAACAGCAATTAATTTTGGGAAACGAATTAGTAAAGATGATGATTCTTATCAAAATATTATGATTAAAAGTCGTAGTGTATTGGGAAAGACAGTTAAAAGAAGATATGTTATTGGGGCATATGCTTTGGCACAAGCAAATCAACAGGAATTATTTTTGCAAGCAAAAAAGGTGCGACGAAAAATTGTTGATCATTTTGAAAAAATTTTTACTGATTATGATGGACTGTTATTGCCAGCAGCTGGTGGTGATGCTCCGACAATTGAGAAAACTATTAATCATAAATTAGAGTTAAGTGATGTTAATAACTTAACAAATGATGCGTTGTTATTAGCTAATTTTTCGGGTGCGCCTTCAATCACAATTCCTATTGGTTTAGTAAATGAATTGCCATTTGGAATGACAATTAATTGTTTACCATTTGCTGATCAAAAGGCGTTAAATATTGCTTATGGAATTGAAAAAATTATTAACTTTGAAAATTCTTGTCATCATCGAAAGGAAAAATAA
- a CDS encoding Asp-tRNA(Asn)/Glu-tRNA(Gln) amidotransferase subunit GatC, whose amino-acid sequence MENITSELLREITNNLMLELEEEEYKLLAEEFYIVLEQMKLVQTIDVEGHEPMHYPFLNSQHLLREDDNVMINEQSLVLQNAWEVKDDYIVINRVVE is encoded by the coding sequence GTGGAAAATATTACTTCGGAATTATTACGAGAAATTACTAATAATTTAATGCTAGAGTTGGAAGAAGAAGAGTATAAGTTATTAGCAGAAGAGTTTTATATTGTTTTAGAACAAATGAAGTTAGTACAGACAATTGATGTAGAAGGGCATGAACCAATGCATTATCCATTTTTAAATTCGCAACATTTATTACGCGAAGATGATAATGTAATGATTAATGAACAATCTCTTGTTTTGCAAAATGCGTGAGAAGTAAAAGATGATTATATTGTTATTAATAGGGTGGTTGAATAA